The sequence TTTTATAAATGATGCAGAATATCATAGAGATAGTCTGCACCAATTATTACGCATGAATATTTAGTATAAAAAATATTTTCTTAAATATTATTATTATTTTTAATATATTATATATTTTATACCGGTGGAAATATATCATAATTTTCTTTTTTGAGATCTTTATCTTGATAGGGAATGCTATATTCTTCTTTTTTTTTAGGGCTGCTAATTCCTTTCGGAATAATCAATCTACGAAATTGTTTTTTTATTTTATCAAAACGATAATTTTCTTTAGAATCATTTAATGTACAAGATGTTATTAAAAATATATTTAATATTTGAGATATTATTATAATTTTGAAAAATTTTCTATGATATTTTGAGATTAGCATATTGAATTGCTTTTTCAAGTTGAAAACGTGTAGAATCTAAAACGGGTGTCATAGGCAAACGAAGTGTATCACTTTTTATTAATCCTATTTTTTTTGCTAACCATTTTACGGGAATAGGATTGGGTTCTATGAACAGCGCTTCATGTAGTAACATTAGGCGTTTATTTATAGATCTTGCATTTATAAAATCCCCTTTTAATGCATACGAACAAATTTCCATCATTTCTTTTGCAGCAATATTTGCTGTAACCGATATTACACCTTGTCCGCCTAATTGCATAAAATCTAAAGCTGTTGCATCATCTCCACTGATTAATAAAAAATTAGTTTTAACTAATTCTTTTATTTTATGGATTCTTGATAAATCTCCAGTTGCTTCTTTAATTCCTATTATGTTGTTAAAATGAGATAATTTGGCAACTGTTTCTGGGAGTAAATCACATCCGGTACGACTGGGTACATTATATAAAATTTGTGGTAATTCAGTGTTTTCTGAAATAGCTTTAAAATGTTGATACAATCCTTCTTGTGTAGGTCTA is a genomic window of Buchnera aphidicola str. APS (Acyrthosiphon pisum) containing:
- the dapA gene encoding 4-hydroxy-tetrahydrodipicolinate synthase, with product MFKGSIVALITPMDEKGQICRISLEKLINYHVASKTEAIVSIGTTGESATLSQEEHINIVMLTLELADGRIPVIAGTGANATTEAISLTKRFEKSGVAGCLSVTPYYNRPTQEGLYQHFKAISENTELPQILYNVPSRTGCDLLPETVAKLSHFNNIIGIKEATGDLSRIHKIKELVKTNFLLISGDDATALDFMQLGGQGVISVTANIAAKEMMEICSYALKGDFINARSINKRLMLLHEALFIEPNPIPVKWLAKKIGLIKSDTLRLPMTPVLDSTRFQLEKAIQYANLKIS